In a single window of the Thiohalophilus sp. genome:
- a CDS encoding carboxysome shell carbonic anhydrase, translating to MLSSRRQSNRSNRWVPTAPPGRPGARGAETAPRVKNDDGAKPAKPRNTTRVARVPVKAGQHPLANASENAQLFDYEQRTKAAFDAVVPTLKQISGLQHKADFERRAQALAKEQLGFELPGDILADAWVTQLDMRRLFAWCVFQTYQQFCDDFFANDFLSRLETEFQTFLIECGFHTLDISPCADGRLAHVISYVLRLPHKVVRRRSYAGAMFDIEDSVTKWTEMELQRFREGTPTSADMPTRYLKTVVYHFSSGDPEHEGCAAHGSDAGRAAQGGLEQLKAFQTAVENSFCCGASIDLMLIGLDTDSDAIRIHMPDRHGEIDLKRYLDASELFDATLSMSRAQADEYIYGQVRQAGGEMSEGMQKLMSHLLINNVSQIEYVRQYHNGRYQDIGHAERFIGAGIGFEEVQLRNLTYFAYMQTVEEAAADLDVGINIFSKLNVSHDLPVPIVVRFDYHGQVPGARERAIEHCERVDNALHDRYTELATKGLLHTLRVIRDCEAGERIEVMGSSVKGQVFEEAH from the coding sequence ATGTTGAGTTCACGCCGTCAGTCAAACCGTTCAAACCGCTGGGTGCCGACCGCACCGCCGGGGCGTCCGGGTGCGCGTGGGGCCGAAACAGCCCCGCGCGTAAAGAATGACGATGGTGCGAAGCCGGCAAAACCACGCAATACAACGCGGGTGGCCCGGGTACCGGTCAAAGCGGGCCAGCACCCGCTGGCCAATGCCAGCGAGAACGCGCAGTTGTTTGATTACGAGCAGCGCACCAAAGCGGCTTTTGATGCCGTCGTGCCGACGTTGAAACAGATTTCCGGCCTGCAACACAAGGCCGATTTTGAACGACGCGCCCAGGCGCTGGCGAAGGAACAACTCGGTTTTGAATTACCCGGGGATATCCTGGCCGATGCCTGGGTAACCCAACTGGACATGCGCCGGCTGTTTGCCTGGTGTGTTTTCCAGACGTACCAGCAATTTTGTGATGATTTTTTTGCAAACGACTTCCTGAGTCGTCTGGAAACGGAATTCCAGACTTTTTTAATCGAGTGCGGCTTTCACACACTGGACATCTCACCGTGTGCGGATGGTCGCCTGGCACACGTAATCAGTTATGTATTGCGTCTGCCGCATAAAGTGGTTCGTCGCCGATCCTATGCCGGTGCCATGTTCGATATCGAGGACAGTGTTACGAAATGGACCGAAATGGAATTGCAACGCTTTCGCGAAGGCACGCCGACCAGCGCCGATATGCCCACGCGTTATTTAAAAACCGTGGTCTATCACTTCAGCTCGGGTGATCCCGAGCATGAAGGTTGCGCGGCACACGGCTCCGATGCAGGGCGCGCCGCGCAGGGCGGACTGGAACAGCTCAAAGCGTTTCAGACCGCGGTGGAAAACAGTTTTTGCTGTGGCGCCTCGATCGATCTGATGCTGATCGGGTTGGATACCGACAGCGATGCGATTCGCATCCACATGCCGGATCGCCATGGCGAGATCGATCTCAAGCGTTATCTGGATGCGTCGGAATTGTTTGACGCGACACTGTCGATGAGTCGCGCGCAGGCTGACGAGTATATTTACGGTCAGGTCCGGCAGGCCGGAGGCGAGATGAGTGAGGGCATGCAGAAGCTGATGTCCCATTTACTGATTAACAATGTCTCGCAGATCGAGTATGTGCGCCAGTATCACAATGGTCGTTACCAGGATATTGGTCATGCCGAGCGATTTATCGGCGCCGGTATCGGTTTTGAAGAAGTGCAGTTACGCAATCTGACATATTTTGCATACATGCAAACCGTGGAAGAAGCGGCGGCCGATCTGGATGTGGGGATCAATATATTCAGCAAGCTGAATGTCAGTCACGATCTGCCGGTGCCGATTGTGGTGCGTTTTGACTATCACGGCCAGGTGCCGGGGGCACGCGAGCGGGCCATCGAACATTGCGAACGAGTCGATAATGCTTTGCACGATCGTTATACGGAGCTCGCCACGAAAGGACTGCTGCATACGCTGCGCGTGATTCGCGATTGCGAAGCGGGAGAGCGAATTGAAGTGATGGGTTCGTCAGTAAAAGGACAGGTATTTGAGGAGGCACACTGA
- a CDS encoding carboxysome peptide A encodes MKICQVERPLVATNRIPGLEHKHMQVVRDGSSMLVAVDAVGCIPGDWVICVGSSAAREAAGSKEYPSDLTIVGIIDHWPPEGERA; translated from the coding sequence ATGAAGATCTGCCAGGTTGAACGGCCGCTGGTTGCCACCAACCGTATCCCCGGTCTGGAGCACAAGCACATGCAGGTCGTGCGGGACGGCAGTTCAATGCTGGTTGCCGTGGATGCCGTGGGTTGTATTCCCGGTGACTGGGTGATTTGTGTCGGCAGTTCCGCGGCACGGGAAGCGGCGGGCAGCAAGGAGTATCCGAGTGACCTGACGATTGTCGGGATCATCGACCACTGGCCGCCCGAGGGAGAGCGCGCGTAG
- a CDS encoding carboxysome peptide B, with amino-acid sequence MDILQVEAPLVCTRRVDGLKQSSLRVLRDEQGQRHVAVDPVGARQGNWVFTVSGSAARYAAGDFEILTDLTIGGIIDFWGADETRSTGKGETTEQAL; translated from the coding sequence GTGGATATTTTGCAGGTCGAAGCACCGCTGGTTTGTACCCGTCGGGTTGACGGGCTCAAACAGAGCAGTTTGCGGGTGTTGCGCGACGAACAGGGACAACGTCATGTGGCGGTGGATCCGGTCGGCGCACGCCAGGGCAACTGGGTATTCACGGTAAGTGGTTCGGCCGCACGTTATGCCGCTGGTGACTTTGAGATCCTGACTGATCTCACCATTGGCGGGATCATCGATTTCTGGGGGGCTGACGAGACGCGGTCAACCGGGAAGGGCGAGACAACGGAACAGGCGTTGTAG
- a CDS encoding BMC domain-containing protein translates to MANDNYGIALGMIETRGLVPAIEAADAMTKAAEVRMIGREFVGGGYVTVLVRGETGAVNAAVRAGADACERVGDGLVAAHIIARPHREVEPVLPTGGSSSKTAA, encoded by the coding sequence ATGGCAAACGATAACTACGGCATTGCACTCGGTATGATCGAGACACGCGGGCTGGTTCCCGCCATCGAGGCGGCAGATGCCATGACCAAGGCGGCAGAAGTGCGCATGATCGGTCGTGAATTCGTTGGTGGCGGTTATGTCACTGTTCTGGTTCGCGGCGAAACCGGTGCGGTTAACGCGGCGGTTCGTGCTGGCGCCGATGCCTGTGAACGTGTAGGTGACGGTCTGGTTGCAGCACACATCATTGCCCGTCCGCATCGTGAAGTAGAACCGGTTCTGCCGACAGGTGGTAGTAGCAGTAAAACTGCAGCCTGA
- a CDS encoding BMC domain-containing protein: MANEHYGIALGMIETRGLVPAIEAADAMTKAAEVRLLGREFVGGGYVTVLVRGETGAVNAAVRAGADACERVGDGLVAAHIIARPHREVEPILGDAGNGTTRS; this comes from the coding sequence ATGGCCAACGAACACTACGGCATAGCACTGGGCATGATTGAAACGCGCGGGCTGGTGCCCGCCATCGAGGCGGCAGACGCCATGACCAAAGCGGCAGAAGTTCGCCTGCTCGGGCGTGAATTTGTCGGCGGCGGTTATGTCACCGTGCTCGTACGTGGCGAGACCGGTGCGGTAAATGCAGCCGTGCGCGCAGGCGCGGATGCGTGTGAGCGCGTAGGCGATGGCCTGGTGGCTGCTCACATCATTGCCCGTCCGCATCGTGAAGTCGAGCCTATTCTCGGCGATGCCGGTAACGGCACAACGCGTAGTTGA
- a CDS encoding ferritin-like domain-containing protein, whose translation MLYANADQRVLGYLGRALSLELSAVQLYSTQARLVATWGLGEVSRRLSNEASEEMAHADRIIGRMLALGVAPNASQLRPPKLGRSLQELLQHNHAFENELIRLYTEATQYCARSGDHDNRLFFEELLGEEQGHAAELVKWLKELEQPGVTVDKTRATF comes from the coding sequence ATGCTATACGCCAACGCTGATCAACGCGTATTGGGTTATCTCGGTCGGGCCCTGAGTCTGGAACTCTCGGCGGTCCAGCTGTACAGCACCCAGGCACGACTTGTCGCGACCTGGGGGCTGGGCGAGGTATCCAGGCGTTTGAGCAACGAGGCCAGTGAGGAAATGGCGCATGCGGACCGGATTATCGGCCGCATGCTCGCCCTTGGCGTGGCACCCAATGCCTCGCAACTGCGCCCGCCCAAACTTGGCCGCAGCCTGCAGGAACTGTTGCAGCACAACCATGCATTCGAAAACGAACTGATCCGGTTGTATACCGAGGCGACACAGTACTGTGCACGCAGCGGTGACCATGACAACCGGCTGTTTTTTGAAGAACTCCTCGGTGAGGAGCAGGGCCATGCCGCCGAACTGGTGAAATGGCTGAAAGAACTGGAACAACCCGGCGTAACGGTCGACAAGACACGCGCCACTTTTTAA
- a CDS encoding 4a-hydroxytetrahydrobiopterin dehydratase translates to MSQQWQERIRPARLERRYDFADYPSLRDFLDRAADVSEREGLYPDMGFGRDYVNVTIHADEESNELGEQQRRLAAEYDALLDQEQGTH, encoded by the coding sequence ATGAGTCAACAATGGCAGGAACGTATCCGACCCGCTCGCCTGGAACGGCGTTATGACTTTGCCGATTACCCGAGCCTGCGAGATTTTCTCGATCGCGCCGCGGATGTCTCCGAGCGTGAAGGTTTGTATCCCGACATGGGCTTCGGTCGTGACTATGTCAACGTGACCATCCATGCCGATGAAGAAAGCAATGAGCTGGGCGAACAGCAACGCCGTCTGGCTGCCGAATACGATGCCTTGCTTGATCAAGAGCAAGGGACGCACTAG
- the parA gene encoding ParA family partition ATPase, which yields MSVIALVGNKGGAGKTTLSINLAVALAEQADTVLMDADPQGSSVQWKVIGDSRLPVVVAGETLDEAIATMARQYHHVIVDCPPSVQAPQTHEALQACDVALIPVQPSPVDLWATVHIEQAIKQAKQVNAQLSAWLIINQLEPRTTLSRLVREAVAEIDIPVAETPIRRRAIYRSSILEGKSVYDMGRRGIDAVSELNQLIREVVPS from the coding sequence ATGTCGGTTATCGCTCTGGTGGGAAACAAAGGCGGTGCCGGCAAGACAACATTGTCCATCAATCTGGCCGTGGCACTGGCCGAACAGGCGGACACCGTATTGATGGATGCCGATCCGCAGGGCTCTTCGGTGCAATGGAAAGTGATCGGCGATAGCCGGTTACCCGTGGTTGTCGCCGGCGAGACGCTGGACGAGGCTATCGCCACAATGGCGCGGCAATATCATCATGTGATTGTGGATTGTCCACCTTCGGTCCAGGCCCCACAGACCCATGAAGCACTGCAGGCCTGCGATGTGGCCCTGATACCGGTACAACCCTCGCCGGTCGATCTGTGGGCGACGGTGCATATCGAACAAGCCATTAAGCAGGCGAAACAGGTCAATGCGCAACTATCGGCCTGGTTGATTATCAATCAGCTGGAGCCCCGCACCACCTTATCGCGACTGGTGCGCGAAGCAGTGGCCGAAATCGATATACCGGTTGCCGAAACACCAATTCGTCGCCGTGCCATTTATCGCAGTAGCATACTGGAAGGCAAAAGCGTGTACGACATGGGACGTCGGGGTATTGATGCGGTGAGCGAACTCAATCAATTGATTCGGGAGGTAGTACCCTCATGA
- a CDS encoding SulP family inorganic anion transporter — protein MQAWLTTLFPFLRWFPMNREIIRADLIAGITVALVLVPQSMAYAQLAGLPVVYGLYASFVPVIVASLWGSSSQLHTGPVAMLSLMSAAALIPLASPGSAEFIELSVMLALMVGILRLALGLFRLGAIVNLLSSPVIVGFTNAAALIIGLSQLNKVVGVPFPRGDSYLMDLWRVFEQLPHLHIPTLLFAVAAFFLMVALKKKLPSLPGVLIAVAVTTLVSAFVSYENRQMVGLEQIQDETVAAKMATFAQSEQRIAGLTDEIASLNQRAKKLEEQGELPAIEQAASLRADIQVRRHELRQLKKDNIRRLIDLHKVRLQGVKTDNGQWTFLPYESAPSNIEGDEKTWRFNGVDGKEIVLSAGGAVVGTIPEGLPQFEVPALRWDLILTLLPAALVMALIGFMEATSISKAIASTTGERVNTNKELVGQGLANIAGSFFSSYTVSGSFSRSAVAARTGAKTGLFSIISAIAVVLVLLFFTTYLYHLPQAVLAVIVMMAVFSLIKIEPLRHAWRVDRVSALIGVITFFATLLMAPALANGILLGIGLTVLHYFIRIMRPRAEIVAPKPDGTLGGIEAHGLKPVSEVYVPVRFDGSLTFINVAYFEDIILEALRDFPKGRVILVIGSSINEIDASGEEKIREVAGRLREVGVELMFSGLKHQVMQVIQSSGLVDELGREAFFPDKQTAMQVLQKRFDESALPFPERESRPYRGGSLASHLL, from the coding sequence ATGCAGGCATGGTTGACTACGTTGTTCCCTTTCCTGCGCTGGTTCCCCATGAACCGCGAGATAATACGCGCGGATCTGATCGCGGGGATCACAGTCGCCCTGGTACTGGTGCCGCAGAGCATGGCCTATGCCCAGCTGGCTGGCCTGCCGGTGGTTTACGGGTTATATGCGTCGTTCGTGCCGGTGATTGTGGCATCCCTGTGGGGCTCATCCAGCCAGCTGCACACCGGGCCGGTGGCCATGCTCTCTTTGATGTCGGCCGCGGCATTGATCCCCCTTGCCAGTCCGGGCAGCGCTGAATTTATCGAACTGTCTGTCATGCTGGCCCTGATGGTTGGCATTCTACGCCTGGCGCTGGGTCTGTTCCGACTCGGGGCGATTGTTAATTTACTCTCCAGTCCGGTGATCGTTGGCTTCACCAATGCCGCGGCATTGATCATTGGCCTGTCGCAGTTGAACAAGGTCGTCGGTGTCCCCTTCCCGCGTGGGGACTCTTATCTGATGGATCTGTGGCGGGTATTCGAACAGCTTCCGCATCTTCACATCCCGACACTGCTGTTTGCCGTTGCGGCTTTTTTTCTGATGGTCGCTCTCAAGAAGAAGCTGCCTTCGTTGCCGGGAGTACTCATTGCCGTGGCGGTGACCACATTGGTGAGTGCGTTTGTCTCCTATGAGAACAGACAGATGGTCGGTTTGGAACAGATACAGGATGAGACGGTTGCCGCGAAAATGGCGACTTTCGCGCAAAGTGAACAGCGTATCGCCGGGTTGACGGATGAAATTGCCAGCCTCAACCAGCGGGCCAAAAAGCTCGAGGAGCAGGGTGAGTTGCCCGCGATCGAGCAGGCTGCCTCACTGCGTGCCGATATTCAGGTTCGCCGACATGAGCTGAGACAACTGAAAAAAGACAATATCCGACGCCTGATCGATCTGCATAAAGTCCGGCTACAGGGGGTTAAAACCGATAACGGACAATGGACGTTCCTTCCCTATGAAAGCGCTCCATCCAACATCGAGGGCGACGAAAAAACCTGGCGCTTCAATGGCGTCGATGGTAAGGAGATTGTATTGTCTGCCGGTGGTGCTGTTGTCGGAACGATTCCGGAAGGCCTGCCGCAGTTCGAGGTGCCTGCTCTGCGATGGGATCTCATACTGACCTTGTTGCCGGCAGCGCTGGTTATGGCGCTGATTGGGTTTATGGAGGCGACCTCGATTTCCAAGGCCATAGCCAGTACTACCGGTGAAAGAGTCAATACCAACAAGGAGCTGGTCGGGCAGGGGCTGGCCAATATTGCCGGCAGTTTTTTCAGTTCCTATACGGTCAGCGGTTCATTCTCTCGCTCGGCAGTGGCCGCGAGAACCGGCGCGAAAACCGGACTGTTTTCAATTATCAGTGCGATTGCGGTGGTGCTGGTGTTGCTGTTTTTTACCACTTACCTCTACCACCTCCCACAGGCCGTGCTGGCCGTGATCGTGATGATGGCAGTATTCAGCCTGATCAAGATCGAACCGCTGCGTCATGCCTGGCGAGTCGACAGGGTCAGCGCACTGATCGGTGTCATTACATTTTTCGCCACGTTGCTGATGGCGCCCGCGCTGGCCAACGGCATCTTGCTGGGGATCGGGCTGACCGTCCTGCATTATTTCATCCGCATAATGCGGCCCCGAGCCGAGATTGTTGCACCGAAGCCGGATGGCACACTGGGCGGCATCGAGGCTCACGGGTTAAAGCCGGTCAGCGAGGTATATGTTCCGGTACGTTTCGATGGTTCCCTGACATTTATTAATGTGGCTTATTTCGAGGACATCATCCTCGAAGCCCTGCGTGATTTTCCCAAAGGGCGAGTGATTCTCGTAATCGGTAGCAGCATCAATGAAATTGACGCTTCCGGGGAAGAAAAAATCCGGGAAGTGGCCGGTCGTCTTCGCGAGGTGGGCGTGGAACTGATGTTCAGCGGTCTGAAACACCAGGTTATGCAGGTGATCCAGTCCAGTGGCCTGGTCGATGAGCTGGGCAGAGAGGCCTTTTTCCCCGACAAACAGACTGCTATGCAAGTCCTGCAAAAGCGTTTCGACGAGAGTGCGCTGCCTTTTCCGGAGCGGGAGAGTCGCCCCTATCGTGGCGGCAGTCTTGCCAGCCATCTTTTATGA
- a CDS encoding LysR family transcriptional regulator has product MANASDYTYTPPGAIPDFLIRHATLRQLQVFETIVRLGSFTRAAEELFLTQPTVSMQIKKLTDVIGLPLFEHVGRNVEPTEAGLELYEACRGIFQVMANLEMKISDLKGMRRGRLRLGAITTAKYFAPEVLGEFSALYPGIDVALKVTNRDRIIERMRTNEDDLYIMGQAPTDEMEMVAFPIAPNPLVVMAPRNHPLVGEKNISLERITEEPFILREPGSGIRDAMLRKFDEHKLRPRVKMELGSNEAIKHAIVGGLGLSVLSLHTLTLEGIDGPVAILDVEGFPIMRQWYLVYPRAKELSLVSRAFVDFARELEPQMRERIITMWPEVTQYLTKQDTAASEKATSRKTKRI; this is encoded by the coding sequence ATGGCCAATGCCTCTGATTATACCTATACGCCGCCTGGTGCTATACCGGATTTTCTGATCCGTCATGCCACTCTGCGTCAGTTGCAGGTGTTTGAAACGATTGTCCGGCTGGGCAGTTTTACCCGTGCGGCCGAGGAGTTGTTTCTGACCCAGCCCACCGTTTCGATGCAGATCAAGAAATTAACCGATGTCATCGGCCTGCCGCTATTCGAGCATGTCGGGCGCAATGTCGAGCCGACCGAGGCCGGGCTGGAGCTGTATGAGGCATGCCGGGGTATTTTTCAGGTCATGGCGAACCTGGAAATGAAGATTTCCGACCTCAAGGGCATGCGTCGCGGGCGTCTGCGTCTGGGCGCAATCACGACCGCCAAATATTTCGCCCCGGAGGTTTTGGGTGAATTCAGCGCCCTGTACCCGGGCATCGACGTGGCGCTGAAGGTGACCAATCGCGACCGAATCATTGAGCGCATGCGCACCAACGAAGACGACCTGTACATTATGGGGCAGGCGCCTACCGATGAGATGGAGATGGTCGCTTTTCCGATTGCGCCCAATCCCCTGGTGGTCATGGCGCCGCGGAATCATCCGCTGGTCGGCGAAAAGAATATTTCCCTGGAGCGGATTACCGAGGAACCCTTTATCCTGCGTGAGCCGGGTTCGGGCATTCGCGATGCCATGTTACGCAAGTTCGACGAACACAAATTGCGGCCCAGAGTTAAAATGGAACTGGGGAGTAACGAGGCGATCAAGCATGCCATCGTGGGCGGACTCGGTCTGTCGGTACTGTCGTTACATACCTTGACGCTCGAAGGTATCGATGGACCGGTCGCCATTCTTGATGTGGAAGGCTTTCCCATCATGCGTCAATGGTATCTGGTCTATCCCAGGGCCAAGGAGCTGTCACTGGTGTCCAGGGCATTCGTCGACTTTGCCAGGGAACTCGAGCCGCAGATGCGCGAACGCATCATTACTATGTGGCCGGAGGTAACTCAGTATTTGACCAAACAAGACACCGCGGCGTCCGAAAAAGCCACCTCACGCAAGACCAAACGCATCTGA
- a CDS encoding ribulose bisphosphate carboxylase small subunit: MQLDSYYIKLTCLALFNKVENLVQHSLRGDWIVRIQYGVSTSDNTLGWHQWQSPFFALQNARSLNEAILACRLNYPLHPVRLYAEKVRPESHFIYWIHTPDHQAPPPAESLPEPRYTQPALILDYQQARAS; encoded by the coding sequence ATGCAACTGGATAGCTACTACATTAAATTGACTTGCCTGGCCCTGTTTAACAAGGTAGAGAACCTCGTGCAGCACAGCCTCCGGGGAGACTGGATTGTCCGTATTCAATATGGCGTATCAACCTCGGACAACACGCTTGGCTGGCATCAATGGCAAAGCCCGTTCTTTGCCCTGCAGAACGCCAGATCACTCAACGAGGCGATCCTGGCCTGTCGACTGAATTATCCCCTACATCCGGTTAGATTGTATGCCGAAAAAGTTCGCCCCGAATCTCATTTTATCTACTGGATTCATACCCCCGACCATCAGGCACCGCCTCCCGCCGAATCTCTGCCAGAGCCCCGCTACACACAACCGGCACTGATCCTCGATTATCAACAGGCCAGGGCCTCCTGA
- a CDS encoding MFS transporter, giving the protein MSQRNKDLTTSLHDLITGDEDARVCKDISDSACNDQPRNFFAYLIANLLGKIADEIASARLILPWLLASVGAPAAFTGFLVPIREAGVLLPQLVVAAIIRRMAIRKTVWLLGAGLSGIALALMAVATGNLSGIAAGWAILGLLIVFSLARGLCSVSAKDVLGKTVSKGKRGTLMGWSAGISGLAVLGIGVYVEWFAGDAPLTMLAWLLAGGALLWFIAMGFFAAIREQPGATEGGGNALSVALQSFGRLKSDSLFRDFVIGRALLLSVALAPPFYVLLAQQHTAEGLVGLGMLIIASGIAGSLSSPVWGRLSDYSSRLVMVIAALAAGVQGILLYGLVEADSPWIDSPWLYAGLFLTLSVFHGGVRLGRKVYLVDMATADTRAIYVALSNTLIGIAMLAGGVIGVLADVLDVQTVILLLAFLSLLAAIWALGLPEVTKE; this is encoded by the coding sequence ATGTCTCAACGTAACAAGGACCTCACCACCAGCCTGCACGATTTGATTACCGGTGATGAAGATGCTCGCGTTTGCAAGGATATATCTGATTCAGCATGCAACGATCAGCCGCGTAATTTTTTCGCTTACCTGATCGCCAACCTGCTGGGAAAAATTGCCGATGAAATTGCCAGTGCACGATTGATTCTGCCCTGGTTGCTGGCCAGTGTGGGTGCGCCGGCGGCCTTTACCGGTTTTCTGGTGCCGATTCGCGAGGCGGGGGTGCTGCTGCCGCAACTGGTGGTGGCGGCTATCATCCGTCGCATGGCGATTCGCAAGACAGTCTGGCTGCTGGGAGCGGGATTATCCGGGATCGCGCTGGCGTTGATGGCGGTGGCGACGGGGAACCTGTCCGGGATTGCGGCCGGCTGGGCGATACTGGGGCTGCTGATTGTGTTCTCGCTGGCGCGCGGCCTGTGTTCGGTCTCGGCCAAGGATGTGCTGGGCAAGACGGTTTCCAAAGGCAAGCGCGGCACCCTGATGGGCTGGAGCGCCGGCATCTCCGGCCTGGCGGTGCTGGGTATCGGGGTCTATGTGGAATGGTTCGCGGGTGACGCACCGCTGACAATGCTGGCCTGGCTGCTGGCGGGCGGGGCATTGTTGTGGTTTATCGCGATGGGGTTTTTTGCGGCGATTCGCGAGCAGCCCGGCGCCACCGAAGGCGGCGGGAATGCCCTGAGCGTGGCGCTGCAAAGTTTTGGCCGGCTGAAAAGCGATTCGCTGTTCCGTGATTTTGTGATCGGCCGGGCGCTGCTGTTGAGCGTGGCGCTGGCACCGCCCTTTTACGTCCTGCTGGCACAGCAACATACCGCGGAGGGGTTGGTCGGGCTCGGGATGCTGATTATCGCCAGCGGCATCGCCGGCAGCCTCAGCTCCCCGGTGTGGGGCAGATTGAGCGACTACTCCAGCCGGCTGGTGATGGTGATCGCCGCGCTGGCCGCCGGGGTGCAGGGGATCCTGCTCTATGGCCTGGTGGAGGCCGACTCGCCCTGGATCGACAGCCCCTGGTTGTATGCCGGGCTGTTTTTGACCCTGAGCGTCTTCCACGGCGGGGTGCGCCTGGGGCGCAAGGTTTACCTGGTGGACATGGCCACGGCCGATACCCGGGCGATCTACGTGGCCCTGAGCAATACCCTGATCGGCATCGCCATGCTGGCGGGCGGCGTAATCGGGGTGCTGGCCGATGTGCTCGACGTGCAGACGGTGATCCTGTTGCTGGCATTTTTGAGCCTGCTGGCGGCAATCTGGGCGCTGGGCCTGCCTGAGGTGACAAAAGAATAA
- a CDS encoding DUF2061 domain-containing protein: MSKTMSFAAVHFTVAFTVGYAMTGSVLVGGALALVEPAINTVAYHIHEQVWARFKSAKPDSPRDALPQV, encoded by the coding sequence ATGAGCAAGACAATGAGTTTTGCAGCAGTGCATTTCACGGTGGCATTCACCGTCGGTTATGCCATGACCGGCAGCGTGCTGGTGGGCGGGGCTCTGGCGCTGGTCGAGCCGGCCATCAATACCGTCGCCTATCACATTCATGAACAGGTGTGGGCGCGGTTTAAATCGGCAAAGCCTGACAGTCCCCGTGACGCGCTGCCGCAAGTATAA
- a CDS encoding glutathione peroxidase, with translation MLENKEGQNIPQVTFRTRRDHEWVDVSSDDIFKGKTVVVFALPGAFTPTCSSTHVPRYNQLTPALKEQGVDDVICVSVNDAFVMNEWKKEQNASNVTFLPDGNGDFTRGMGMLVPKSDLGFGERSWRYSMLVKDGVIDKMFIEPDVPGDPFEVSDADTMLEYIAPNASKPLNVTVFSREGCPYCVRAKGMLRDAGIDFEELVLNRDFSEGTIRAVSGEATVPQVFINGERIGGSEALEAYLRAA, from the coding sequence ATGTTAGAGAACAAAGAAGGTCAGAACATTCCGCAGGTGACTTTCCGTACCCGTCGGGATCATGAATGGGTCGATGTCAGCAGTGACGATATCTTCAAGGGCAAGACCGTGGTGGTCTTCGCACTGCCGGGCGCCTTTACCCCGACCTGTTCCTCCACCCATGTGCCGCGCTACAACCAGTTGACCCCCGCACTGAAAGAACAGGGCGTGGACGATGTGATCTGCGTGTCGGTTAACGATGCCTTCGTCATGAACGAATGGAAGAAGGAGCAGAATGCCAGCAATGTGACATTCCTGCCCGACGGTAACGGCGACTTCACCCGTGGCATGGGCATGCTGGTACCCAAGAGCGACCTGGGTTTCGGTGAACGCTCCTGGCGTTATTCCATGCTGGTCAAGGACGGCGTGATCGACAAGATGTTCATCGAGCCGGACGTGCCGGGCGATCCCTTCGAGGTCTCCGATGCCGATACCATGCTCGAATACATCGCGCCGAATGCCAGCAAGCCGCTGAATGTGACCGTGTTCAGCCGTGAAGGCTGCCCCTACTGTGTTCGCGCCAAGGGCATGCTGCGCGATGCCGGCATCGACTTCGAGGAACTGGTCCTCAACCGCGACTTCAGCGAAGGCACCATCCGCGCGGTTTCCGGTGAAGCGACCGTGCCACAGGTGTTCATCAACGGTGAACGCATCGGCGGCTCCGAAGCGCTGGAAGCATACCTACGCGCAGCGTAA